The following nucleotide sequence is from Mucilaginibacter sp. cycad4.
CCGTTTTAAACAGGTCATCAAGCTTCAATAAACTGCCGTTGGCCAGGTTGGTAAGCAATACTATGGTAATGTCGTGTTTCATATCCCGCAGGTAAATATGTCTAAAACCATGCCACCACCCGGTATGATAGATCACCTCCTCGCCCGGTGCAGTAAACGTACGCCAGCCGTAGCCGTAGCTAAAATGCCCGTGCACCATTGGGTTACGCGGTACATAGGCCGAATCAAGCGTGGCCGGTTTTAACAACAACCCCGCGCGCAGGGCACGATCAAACAGGAACAAGTCGCCAACCGTGCTGTAAATGCCTTTGTCGCCCACCGGACCATCCAAAAAGTTTTGTACTACCGAATAACGCCACTGGCCGCGGTCGTGCCCTACAACATCAACAGGTATTTTATCATATACCGCTTTTGAGTAAACATGGGTATGCGCCATGCTGGCGGGTTTAAACACATTTTCTTGCATAAATTGAGCGTAGCTCATTCCGCTCACCTTTTCAATGATGGACCCCAGCACCATAAAGTTGGAGTTGTTATACAGGAAACGTTTATTAGGCTCGTTGAAACGCGTTGGCTTATAATCGGCAATCATTTTCATGGCTTCGGCATTGGTAAGGCCCTTTCGCTGGTTCAGGTGTTGCTTACGGTATATATCGTCAATAAAATATACGTAATTCATCATGCCCGACCGGTGGGTAAGCAGCAGCCGGATAGTTACCCCATCATACGGAAAATCGGGGAAAAACTTTTTAACATCGTCATCAAGTTTCAGTTTGCCGCGTTCCATCAGCAGGAGGATGCCGGTTGATGTCATGGTTTTAGTTACCGAAGCCAGCTCAAACTGCGAACCTATCTTCAGGCTGTCGCGGTGCAGGTAGTCGGCCCAGCCTATGGCTTTTTCATAAACTATTTTGCCTTTTTTTGCCACCAGCACATTGCCATTAAAGCCGCGGGTACGGTGCAATTCCTGCATCACAGCGTCAATTCTTTTATCGGCATTTTTAGGATTATAGGCCAGCAGGGCTGTAGTATCAAGCGGCCTGGCGGCAGCCTGCGACTGCGATTGGTCTTTATTTTTATTTTTGGATGAACAGGCTAACAGTAACAGGGGGGCAGTAAACACTACCAGGCTTTTGTACACTAATCTCATAAATCAATTTATCTCACACTAAACGAATGCGAAAATTAGAAATTATACAGCAGGTATTGATTAAAGTTTTAAAATTTTCTGTTTGTTAGCACAATTAGTATGTTTAAGTATGATTTTGTTGAAAAAATGTTTGTTCATTATGGCCTTCATGATCGCCGCAGGATTGGCATATGCTCAAAATGTTGATGTTAACAGTACAATAAAGGAAGGCATCAGGCTTAACAGTGAAAAAAATTATTTGGCAGCTATTGAAAAATACAAAGAGGCGCTTGCAGCCGAGCCAGGTAACGCGCAGGCCAATTACCAGCTGGCTTTCAGCCTCAATGCTTCGGGCAAGGGGACGGAAGCGATACCTTATCTTAACAATGTCATAAAAACGGGCGGCGACCTCACAGTCCCTGCTTATGAACTAATGGGTAGCATTTATGATACCGCCCATCAACCCCAGCAGGCCATCGATGCTTATAAGGAGGGGATCAAATTAAAGCCCGGCTATCAACCGTTATATTTTAACCTGGGGATAGCCTATTTTCGCGCGCAAAAATATGCCGATGCCGAACAGGCCGCTATTGAAGCTATTAAACTTGATCCTAAACATGCCAACAGCCAGCGCTTGTACGGACTGGTGACATTCCACCAAAACAAAAGGGTGCCGGCATTAACGGGCCTGTCCAGTTTCCTGCTCCTTGACCCTGAAGGCTCCCGTGCCGATGAAGCCTATACCAACCTGCAAAGTTTATTAAAGGGCGGCGACCTGAAAGCCGGCAAGCCTGATGCTGAAACTTTATTGCTGAACAAAACTTTAAGTGCTTCTGTTGCCACCGCGGGGGGCAACCTCGAAACTCAACTCAAAAGCATTTTTACCGATGTTGGCAAACTTGGCGAAAAAAATGGTAAGCAAACCTTCTTCTGGAATTACTATGCTGCCTTTTTTTATAAATTATCTCAATCCCCGCATTTCACAATTGCTGTGAAACTGATTGGCCTGAGTGCCGACAAAGCCACGGCTGCCCAATGGCTGCAGGATAATACCGGTAAACGCAAGGCGCTGGAAGAATGGATAGCAACCGCCGACCGAAAATTTTAGCGTAGCTTTTTTTTTGCGGGATCCGTTTCGTAGATTTCACCATGAAAACCTTTCACTCTATTCTGCTGCTATTTTTTATAGCCCACCTTTTTGCGTTAAAAACTTACGCGCAACAAAAAGACGAAGCCAAGGTGCTTCTTGATGCCGGCGTTACCCTACATAATCAGGGTAAATATGACGAAGCTATCGAAAAATACAAGGCTGCCGCGAAACTAAAACCCGATTATGATGATGCTTATTATGAAATTGGCTACTCCTTATTCAGTTCGGGCAAAGAAAAGGAAGCTATTCCATACCTTGAAAAGGTTTTATCGCTAAACCCTAACGCCGCCGGCGCTTATGATATGCTGGGCAGTATCTATGACGATGATAAACAAACCGCCAAAGCCATAGAGTACTACCGCAAAGGCCTTAAAATGGATCCATCCTACCAGCGCCTGCACTTTAATATTGCCATTACCCTTTTTCGCGACGGACAAACAGCCGAAGCGGAAACTTATGCCGCCAGTGCGATCAAACTTCAGCCAAAACATGCCAGCAGTCACCGGATTTATGCCATGATCCTGGCCGACCAAAAAAAGCTCGGCTGCGCGTTGCTGGCCTGGTGTAGCTTTTTAATACTTGAGCCTAATACCAAACGATCTGATTACGCCTACAATCGGATACATGAAATTTTAACTTATGGCATCAAAAAAACAGGCGACAAAAGCGTTAATATCAATATTGCAGAGGCCGACCTCAATTCCGGCAACCTTATGCTGCCCATGACTATATTAAACGCCACATTGGGTAAAACCGGGCTAAGTGCTACCGATTCGCTTAAATTACAGCTTACACAAATTTTTAAAGCAGCACCAATCTTTTACGGCGATAAAGGAAATGGTACATTTTTCAATAATTACTACGCCGATTATTTTAAAAAACTTGGCGAAAGCGAAAACATGGAAGCGTTTGCCCGCGTGGTATCACTAACTGTGAGGCAGGATGAAAACACTAAATGGTTTAAAGAAAACCAACCAAAACTCAGCGCACTTGATAGTTGGGTGGCAAATACCAAACGCTTTTAATTACGCTGATGTAATGATGTGCAAATTACAGATGTGCAGATTTTAGCAAGCCTAATGAAATGGATAAAATCATCGGCGTGTTAAAAATATGCTGATCTGCACATTTGAAATTTGCACATTGAAACATATTTACACTATTTTTGAGCACACAAAATTTAACGACATGAATTTTCCGGCTGAATTAAAATACACCAAAGACCACGAGTGGATTAAGGTTGAAGGCAATGTAGCTACCGTAGGCATCACCGAATTTGCTCAAAGCGAACTGGGTGACATTGTGTATGTTGATGTTACGTCATTAGGTAAAGAGGTTGCTAAGGACGAAGTTTTTGGTACCGTTGAAGCAGTAAAAACTGTATCAGACCTGTTTATGCCTATTGCCGGTACCGTAACCGAAGTTAACCCGGCGTTAAACAACCAGCCCGAACTGGTTAACACCGACCCTTATGGCGAAGGCTGGATGGTAAAGATCACCGTAGCTGATGCTGCCGATGTTGACTCACTTTTATCTGCCGATGCTTATAAAGCGGTTATCGGCGTATAAGATGAAGCTGTTTTTAAAATATCACTGGCCCGCTATATTGTGGGCCTTATTTGTTTTAGTAATTTGCTCAGTACATCTTGATTCTGTTGATAACGCCCCCATGTTTTTTGAAGGCTTTGATAAGCTCACACACTGCGGTTTGTTTTTCACCCTTATTGTACTGGTTTGTTTTGGTGTTATAAGGCAACAAAAACCAGGGCGGCTTACGTATACAGGGGCATTCGCGATATGGGCTATCAGCGTGTTTTTCGGAGGGTTTATTGAAGTGCTGCAGGCATCTGTTTTCACCTGGCGCACCGGCGACTGGAACGATCTTTTTTGCGATGTACTTGGGGCTTGTATGGGAGTTTTTAGTGTTATGCTGACTGTTGAGGCAATTGGAAAAAATGAAAAAAAATAAACTGGTAATTTTATTGGGCGCGCTGCTGTTAACAGCAGGTTCATCATGCGGCATTTTCCACAAGGGTTGCGGCTGCCCGCATTTTGGAAAAATCAAATCTGCGGATTCAAAATGTACGGATGTGCAAATGATGGCTTAGCCTGTAAAACTATATCAGGCCAAACATAATTTATTCTTCACTTTGCGGGTGTTCAACTTTTTTAGGTGTAAACACTTGTGATTATCTTCAAAACAAAAACAACTGATAATCAATATCTTAATTTTAGCAATTATCAGCCGATTATCAAACATGAACAAAGTATCGCTGATAATCAGAGCATTGCATTTTTTAGAGGTAAAAAGTTGAACACCCGTTTTTCAAAAATTGAACACTGACAGCATCGTGTCAGTAAAAAGCAGAAAAAAGCAAAATCAATGGCATCAAAAAGTCATCTGCACATTTGAAATCTGCACATCCTGAATCCTCACAATTGCATCCAAACTTCACATTAAAGTCATTTGCACAGCTGCATATTTAAAATCTGCACATCTCCGCACATCTTATTTGGATTTAATATAAATAAGCTTACATTTGCTACGTTTTAGATTATAAATGATGAGGCTATCACAACTGGAAGTAGGCGAAATTGGTATTGTAAAAGAATTTACCGATCTTGAAATGTCAGTAAAACTGATGGAGATGGGCTGTTTACCCGGCGAAGAGGTCCGCATATCGCGTATCGCCCCCCTCGGCGATCCTATTGCCATCAGCGTGTCAGGCTACCAGCTGAGCTTACGCAGGTTTGAAGCGTCCACCATCATTTTGCAGTAGTTTTGTAAGCATTGAAAGCCGATATAAGAGTTGCACTTGTAGGAAATCCAAATACCGGTAAATCAACTCTGTTTAATATACTAACCGGGTTAAATCAAAAGATCGGGAATTTTCCGGGGGTTACTGTTGATAAAAAAACAGGCTTTTGCCAACTGCCTGACGACCGTACGGCCGAAATAATTGACCTTCCGGGCACTTACAGCATCTACCCAAAAAGTAAAGACGAATCCATCGTGTTTTCGGTACTGGCCGATAAATCAAAAGGCATGGTGCCCGACCTGGTTGTGGTGATCCTTGATGCATCCAACTTAAAACGCAACCTGCTGCTTTATACCCAGATTGCCGATCTGAAGATCCCCGTAGTAGTGGCGCTTAACATGATAGATGTGTCGGACAAAGCGGGCATCAAAATAAACATTGATCTTTTTGCCAAAAAGCTTGGCGTACCG
It contains:
- a CDS encoding serine hydrolase domain-containing protein; translated protein: MRLVYKSLVVFTAPLLLLACSSKNKNKDQSQSQAAARPLDTTALLAYNPKNADKRIDAVMQELHRTRGFNGNVLVAKKGKIVYEKAIGWADYLHRDSLKIGSQFELASVTKTMTSTGILLLMERGKLKLDDDVKKFFPDFPYDGVTIRLLLTHRSGMMNYVYFIDDIYRKQHLNQRKGLTNAEAMKMIADYKPTRFNEPNKRFLYNNSNFMVLGSIIEKVSGMSYAQFMQENVFKPASMAHTHVYSKAVYDKIPVDVVGHDRGQWRYSVVQNFLDGPVGDKGIYSTVGDLFLFDRALRAGLLLKPATLDSAYVPRNPMVHGHFSYGYGWRTFTAPGEEVIYHTGWWHGFRHIYLRDMKHDITIVLLTNLANGSLLKLDDLFKTAGMPVVRKSAYNGNGDTSDD
- a CDS encoding tetratricopeptide repeat protein encodes the protein MAFMIAAGLAYAQNVDVNSTIKEGIRLNSEKNYLAAIEKYKEALAAEPGNAQANYQLAFSLNASGKGTEAIPYLNNVIKTGGDLTVPAYELMGSIYDTAHQPQQAIDAYKEGIKLKPGYQPLYFNLGIAYFRAQKYADAEQAAIEAIKLDPKHANSQRLYGLVTFHQNKRVPALTGLSSFLLLDPEGSRADEAYTNLQSLLKGGDLKAGKPDAETLLLNKTLSASVATAGGNLETQLKSIFTDVGKLGEKNGKQTFFWNYYAAFFYKLSQSPHFTIAVKLIGLSADKATAAQWLQDNTGKRKALEEWIATADRKF
- a CDS encoding tetratricopeptide repeat protein; protein product: MKTFHSILLLFFIAHLFALKTYAQQKDEAKVLLDAGVTLHNQGKYDEAIEKYKAAAKLKPDYDDAYYEIGYSLFSSGKEKEAIPYLEKVLSLNPNAAGAYDMLGSIYDDDKQTAKAIEYYRKGLKMDPSYQRLHFNIAITLFRDGQTAEAETYAASAIKLQPKHASSHRIYAMILADQKKLGCALLAWCSFLILEPNTKRSDYAYNRIHEILTYGIKKTGDKSVNINIAEADLNSGNLMLPMTILNATLGKTGLSATDSLKLQLTQIFKAAPIFYGDKGNGTFFNNYYADYFKKLGESENMEAFARVVSLTVRQDENTKWFKENQPKLSALDSWVANTKRF
- the gcvH gene encoding glycine cleavage system protein GcvH → MNFPAELKYTKDHEWIKVEGNVATVGITEFAQSELGDIVYVDVTSLGKEVAKDEVFGTVEAVKTVSDLFMPIAGTVTEVNPALNNQPELVNTDPYGEGWMVKITVADAADVDSLLSADAYKAVIGV
- a CDS encoding VanZ family protein — encoded protein: MKLFLKYHWPAILWALFVLVICSVHLDSVDNAPMFFEGFDKLTHCGLFFTLIVLVCFGVIRQQKPGRLTYTGAFAIWAISVFFGGFIEVLQASVFTWRTGDWNDLFCDVLGACMGVFSVMLTVEAIGKNEKK
- a CDS encoding FeoA family protein: MRLSQLEVGEIGIVKEFTDLEMSVKLMEMGCLPGEEVRISRIAPLGDPIAISVSGYQLSLRRFEASTIILQ